In the genome of Arachis stenosperma cultivar V10309 chromosome 6, arast.V10309.gnm1.PFL2, whole genome shotgun sequence, the window cattcgttttggagggaaatattgattcaggaatttttttgacagctgtttccatgtctttatgttagccttaggttggttatttagccacctcttagcttggtcttttacagcaaatggaaacagtaataatctatagacatcctgatctacttccttatcatgtactgtgtcagcaatttgtaaaaactgtgcgagaaactctgtaggttcttcctgtgaaagaccggaatactggcaactttgttGCACTATGAtgatgagctgaggattcaactcaaagctactgactccgatggagggtatactgatactactcccatatgaagcagtagtagggttagcatatgaccccagagtccttctggactgttcatttccacttaggtccataatggagaaagggagatgacgtgaatttattttatttattttattataaagaaagagattttcaaaataataaaataaaataaaataaaaactaaaataaaaataaaaataaaaataaatttgaaaatattttatgaagattttcaaaaaagtgaagagagagagagagtggttaggatatttttgaaaaagacatgattttttaaaaaaaaatcttaaaaggataagatttgaaaaattttgaaattgaaatcagaatttttatgaaaagtttcgaaaaaaaaatgcttaaaaatagttagaaaaaatatttttttttatttttgaattttattatgaaagagaaaaacacacaaaagatacaagacttaaaaatttttaaatccaatgctccttattttcgaaaattttggagggaaaacaccaaggcacaccaaacttaaaaattttaatattaaagcacaaagaagactcaagaacaccttgaagactcacaagaataACAGGAACAAAAgatagaacaccaaacttaaaatttttagaaaatcacagtaaaattttcgaaaattaaagaaaaattaacaagagaacaccaaacttaaagtttggcacaagatttaatcaaagaaaaattatttttaaaaagattttaaaaaggaaaACTCAAAGGGACAACTATTCCCAAAAAAATAGACACATTTAACAAATGCAAGGATTGAAcagataaaaactattttttttatgacaaaaacacaaaggacaccaaacttaaaacatgcaacCAGACTCAATGaaaaactaacaattaataaagaaaaataatatttttgaaaaaaaaaagaaatttttttaaaaggaataataaaagatgcaattctagtgactTTAAACCAAAGAgaaaatttttcctaatctaagtaacaagataaaccgtcagttgttcaaactcgaacaatccccagcaacggcgccaaaaacttggtgcacgaaaattacactcacactatgtaattccgcacaactaaccagcaagtgtactgggtcgtccaagtaatacctcacgtgagtaagggtcgatcccacggagattgttggcttgaagcaagctatggttatcttattattcttagtcaggataccaatagggttctttagcctcaattgtaaaaagtgaaacaGCATGAAATGAGTgattgttatgcagtaatggagattgtgttggagttttggagatgctttgtcttctgaatctctactttctccaTGTCTTCTTTTTCATGCACGCAAGattcctcctatggcaagctgtgtgttggtggatcaccgttgtcaatggctaccatccgtcctctcagtgaaaatgatccaaatgcgctgtcaccgcacggctaatcatctgtcggttttcgatcatgtcggaataggatccattgatccttttgcgtctgtcactatgcccaacactcgcgatTTTGAAGCTtatcacagtcatccaatccttgaatccaactcggaataccacagacaaggtttagactttaggattctcaaggatgctgccaatggattctagctcataccacgaagattctgattaaggaatccaagagatattcattcaatcgaaggtagaacggaggtggttgtcaggcacgtgttcgtagattgagaatggtgatgagtgtcacggatcatcaccttcatcatggttaagtacgaatgaacatcttaaagagaaacaagcgtgtttgaatagaaaacagaaataattacattaattcatcgagacgctgcagagctcctcacccccaacaatggagtttagagactcatgccatcaaagagtacaaagttcagatctaaaaatgtcatgagatacaaaataagtctctaaaagttgtttaaatactaaactagtaacctaggtttacagaaaatgagtaaattaagatagatagtgcagaaatctacttctggggcccacttggtgtgtgctggggctgagacttgagcttctcacgtgcctagactgtttctagagttaaacgtcaggttgtaacctgtttctggcgtttaactccaacttgtaacctatttctggcgttcatcgccagaatgcaacatagaactggcgttaaacgccagtttacattgttcatcttcgcgcaaagtatgaactattatatattgctggaaagccctggatgtctactttccaacccaattaagagcgggccaattggactcctgtagctccgaaaaattcattccgagtgcagggaggtcagaatccaacaacatcagcagtcctttttcagcctgaatcagatttttgctcagctccctcaatttcagctagaaaatacctgaaatcacagaaaaacacacaaactcatagtaaagtttagaaatatgaattttgcctaaaaactaataaaaatatactaaaaactaactaaaacatactaaaatctacatgaaattacccccaaaaagcatataaaatatccgctcatcacgcgCCGATGCTGCAGTTCCCAAAATACAAATCTTCATGTTTCTTCCTCTGGTGTGTGCTTTACTTCTCTCTTCTTGGCCATTCTTACCCTACTaattctgaaatcactcaacaaatacgtcacggcatcgaatgtcAATAAAGAGAATCAAAATATAGCAATTCTAAGGctaaataagcatgttttccaCAATGGAGCAACATTGGGAAGTGAacacaaaaccatgcatttcttgtgaataagtgtgagaaatattgataaaaactgccaaaataagcacaagataaaccacaaaatcggGGTTTATCAATTATATATACAAGATAATAGAAAGAggttaccatggtgggttgtctcccacctagcacttttattttaagtccttaagttggacatttggtgggGGTCCTTGCTAGGGTGGTTTATGCTTAAATTCATCcttgaatccccaccaatgtttgcatCTCCAATGTCCACCGGGATCCCAAATTAGGCACACAAGGTCTTCAAGTAAGCTCAAGTAaatgacaaggccccaagagtgttgaatGTTGAAATggattccggggtcccaaaccttgttCTTGCACCCATCTTCCAGTTGACTACCATAGTTAAATTTGGACGACAAAGCTTGTGAATTCTCAATCAAGCATCCAAACATTCTCTTAGATCCATGCAATTTGGTTCTACACCAACCATTGCCATTCAACTTCGAGCATACAACCATCATGAACTTAGAatgatgtttccaaccactacacaactctctcTTACCCTTAATTctacaaagagttctaagttgtccatcattttcaatcaaaccatattcaagtgagaaagtgaagcttagggataagaattttacccacttgaatgttgtgtaggatggtgacttaggaaggGGTGGTCCCAATGATCTTACAAGCTCCAATCCCTTGTACTCTTCCTTGATTACCTCCATCTCTTTACAACTTTCCACAACTTCAACCTCTTTCTCTTGGTGGctctcttccaattcaatctcttcttcattgctcaccacAGGCATGAGAGgttgttcatctttttctttgaCCTTAATTTCAAGCCCAATGGGAGATGATTCAATTATAGATAGGAACtcctcaatgattgaatccatctcttgatcaacctcttcaaagtcttcaatcaATGAGAGGGAATTCAACTACTCATAGCTAAGAGAAAAAGTACAAAAGACAGAAGAGATAAAGTGTGAAGAGTAAAAAGTAAAATCAAAACTAAACTCTGTGACTTGCTAACTCCCTTTTCCAATACTTCCaagggtatttatactactcctagatctagaaaataaaagaaaattacaaaagtgaaaagaaattTACAATTTAGAGGGAAAAGAAACTCAACAAACGTGATCTTCCAGCTGGCATGTGACTGGCGCTTTTCTGGCGTGTCACGCTCCTTCTGTTTCTgatttggcgtgccacgcctctccattcaagtggcacgccgtCCTCTGTTTCACCCCTGGCGTGCTATGCCTTCGAACgaaagtggcacgcccaagatATTTTAAAGGGAAAAgtagcctggcgtgccacgcctttgaACTAAAATGGCATGCCCAAGGCATTTTAAAGGGCAAAGCAACcaggcgtgccacgccttcgaaccAAAGTGGCACACCCAAGGTCACTTCCCTTATCTCTATGCTTCTGGAGATTTGTAccagcgtggcacgccagacccttAAAGCTTCACACCCTTGccggcgtgccacgcctcgccatccaagtggcacgcctgagttcattggctcctcttcttcctttctGGAAAATattaccagcgtgccacgccatgaGACTGGCATGTCACGCCCTTCATTTGCTTCATCTTcttgctggcgtgccacgcctcatcTCCCAAGTGGCATGCCTGAGTTCATGGGCCTTTTAATTCCTTCTCTGGAAAATactaccagcgtgccacgccatgaGACTGGCGTGTCACGCCCTTCATTTGCCATGGTCCCAGatgttggcgtgccacgcttggatgttcaagtggcacgccaaagtgaGATAATTAagttggcgtgccatgccttcgataccaagtggcatgcccagttTTATTTGGCCTCCTTAGGTGCTCGCGTGCCACGCCTTGTTGCTCAAGTGACACGCCTTAGTGGGACTTCTtgagctggcgtgccatgccttcgataccaagtggcatgcccagctTTTGCATGGTCTTCTTGTTCACTGGTGCGCCACACcttgttgctcaagtggcacacccattCAATTGTGCGTCTTATcagcttggcgtgccacaccttggtcctcaagtggcacgcccaagtgaacTCTAgggctggcgtgccacgccttcgacacaaagtggcacgccatagtgatGGCTCTTCTAGTAATGAGTTCGCGTGCCATGCCCTGCTCCTGGTGTGCCACGTCCCTTTGATGGTCTTCAATTTTGCTCTCTGGAATGTTGTACCAGCATGCCACGCCCCgcttctggcgtgccacgccaataCATTTTTGTGGCGTTTGTTCCAAGTGGCACGTCTGCTTCACACGCCCCACttgttttgttattttctttcccATTTTTGATGTCTTCTCCACCTGAAATCCAGcacaaactcatttcaaagcaatgtactaTGATATTCTTCAATTAAGGCATGAATTACAATGATCAGATGAGATTATGCCTCTTTTATGGTcctttttatgcaagaaaaagggtagatgatgtaagtcattacaacaccaaacttaagctttgcttgtcccaagcaaatcAATGTGAGTGGTCTTTTTGGTGAATTGAGACTTGACCTTGAATGTATGTACTATAACTAGGAATTGGACTAAGTGCTCAACACATGCATGAGTGCTTTGAAAATCATAACAAGCTCCTAGATCCTTAAAGGTTTTTTTCTAAGTATGTGTCTTAGGGGTCATTTTCattgattgtcaccttgaagtagtaagggttaactctttccttctcttttgtgcttcttttctgtttattgaccacgactctaagtgttttgtctcaagacaaCCCTTTAATTAGGCTTTCAATCAATAATCCCAAGTCAGTTGACTTTAGagtgctaggtgttgaaacacccctaagaatttacttgcccaggcctcttcttgacacatcttcaccacaagcatctactagGGGTTCTaactctttttgagtttttcaATATTTCTTTTCCCTCCTTAGTAGTTGAGCTCAGATCCTTGGGTCTTTGTTGCTTACTACTTCTTGGTTCTATAGATATTCAAGGAACACCCCTCAACTTCTACTTGTCATGCCTTCTAGGATTAGTTACTTCTCATGActtaacttttttttcttttcacttcatTCAAGGTTTTTCACTTATTCTTTTGTTCCTTAGTTCTTTTGAATAAGCTTTCTTGGTCTTAGTCTCATTTACTCTTGTTCACACTCACAACAACTCTTATGGAAACAAACTCTACTTTATTGATGAAGATGAAGACTACAGTTATcattgcattttctttcttgcatATCAAAGGACTCACAAAAGACTTCAGCAGAATAAAACATAAACTATCCTAACATTATAAATTATTCTCAAACATAAAGTAAACAGATAAAAAAAACTTAAGCAGAATTCAGAAATTTGGGAAATGTCAACCatggaactcaacaaccttatGCAGCTTCTTCAGTTCATTGGCCCTTTGCctttgtccttcttcttggagGGGGAGGAGCATCTTCACCCTTTTTGGAGGATCCTTCTTGTGCTTTCTTATCCTTGGGCGGCTTCCAGAAACCCAGCCTCACCATATAATTTCTTTCATCCTCCTTTGCTTAGCTAGTATCTCCTCTTGTCTAGCACTCAATTCTTCTAGCCCTTGCATGAAAGTTGGGTATCTGGGGTTGATGGCGGCCACAGCATTACACAGGTGATTCAGCTTCGCCTGTGTGTTGATATCATATTGTCTCCTTGAAATGGTCCGGGCATCATAGAGATGCATGAACTCAGCAAGGTTCCTCTGCTGCCATTTGTTTTGCTCCACCACCTTGTTAAGTGCACTTCGCACCTCACCCTAATCAAACTCCTCTTGCTGCTCCTTCCTTGCTTGCTCAAAACTTCCTTGGAGGTTGTGTATTTTCTCATTCACTTGGTTCTATTGCTCCCTTTGGCTACTTTGAAATTGGTTGACATCTTTCCTCAATTGATGTAGATCTCCATTCATTTGGTGCACGTCTCCTTGCAGCTGCTCCCAGTTCATTCCTTTAGGAAATTTTTGGTATTGTGGTTGCTCCTCTacctcctcttcctcttgttgTTGTGGTGGTGGCACATGAGCGTGAGCTCTATGCTCTCTAGAGCTTTAAAGTGGATTGACGGCCAACACCTTGGCCATCTTCTTGGCAGTTATAGGCTTCTCTTGCTTCACCAACACCTCATCAGTCACCTTCTCAATTCCAGCGTCATCACATAGCTCTTGTATGATGCTGGGGAATGCCAATCTTGTGCTCTCGTTAGTGGTTTTCAGTAtcttgttgatgttgttggcaATCAACTCTCCAACATTCACGTCCTCCCCCTTCATTATACTGTATATAAGTACAGCCCTCTCCTTGGTCACCTCAGATGTGTTTGATGTAGGGATCAAAGACCTTCTTACAAAGTCTAACCACCCCCTAGCTTGGGGGCTCAAGTCCCTTCTCCTCAGCTAGTTGGGTTTTCCATCTTTATCATTGATCCACTGCACATTTAGTACACAAATTTCATTCAAGATTTCATCAAATCTTGGGTCTGGCTGCTTCATCCTCTCCTCATAACTTCGAGTGGAGTTGCGCCTTTTTCACCATCAGCACCCTTTCTATGTTAGAGGGACTATAGTCAATGGTCTTCCCCCTCACATAGCTAATATACCCGTAAGTTTGCCCTGGCTGGGGCACGACATTGGCATAAAACTCCCTTACCACTCCTTCCACCACTTTCTTTGGTGGGTTGCAGAAGAGTACCCAGCCCCTGTTATTGATCTCAATGTTGATCTAAAGGTGCTTATTCCTTCCTAGTTGGAAGCCGACCTCTGGGATGATCTCCCTCTCACTCACCCAACCATAGAATTGGTTTTAGTTAAATGCTGAGAGGAATTTGTACTCATTAAAGTTTGAGCTTGAGGAACCTGAGGTTGGTTCTttggtctttcttttctttgaggtTGAGGATCTTGGTGGTGCCATTaggtggagagagagagagtgtgtttGAGGGTTCTGAGATATTAATGGAGTGTTGCGAAGAAACACAAGCAAAATAAGGTTTTgccccaataccaaacttagcacTTGATTATCCCAATCAAGTAGagagataaagaaaaaaaaagaacgaGAGAAGAAGGAAAGGTCTTTGTGAGTTTGTTATGTGGAGGGAATGAGAGGGTAGGGGATTTATAGGAGTGAAGGGTGTGGTTTGTTGGTGGGAAAAAAGAAGGGAATTCAATGTTTTCCACTTGGGGAGTGGCGCCTAGCGTGGGAAGAGGTGCCAACCCTTATCCTGCTGTGCTCTCTGAAGATGTTGAGTTCCAAAGTGTAAGTACACTTTAACCTCCTTGTTATCTATCAAGTGGGGCCCATTCAATCTCCtgaaaagaaaacgaaaactCCATTAGTAATGACAAAATGATCCTCCGCATTCCTTTTTAATGCTAGTGAATGGGATTGCAACTGATGGGTGtcccttgggacaccaaacttaatttatttgcatctCAATAAATTGGGTTCATCATTGGATTTTTAATGTGTTCATGGGGAAGAAATATTTCCAATCCTTTCACATTCTTTGCGTCTAATCTCCCCTGAACACATTAAAATCTTCATTCAAGCTTCCACCAATGTATTAAATGCTTCCAATTTGAGTGGTATTGGGCTTGCTGATTGATTCTCTTATGGTAGTGGccataccaaacttaatctctgggcttactcctaaaaaatttaatttatccaAATGCTTGTAAGCCTAGATCAAGTTAGTgagtggccacaccaaacttagctttttAGCTAGTTCTTAGCCCAATCACTCATCATCATTAGTAAATATTTTCATCTAGCTGCACTTTCAAAAATAGCACATAATTTAACTCACAAAGCTATCTTAactattaaaactaaaattaacttCCTAAGCTAATATTTACAATCTACTTCTAATAAAGCAATAAATCAAAAGGATATAAAGTGTTGGGTTACCTTCCATCCAGCGCTTCTTTATCGTTGCTAGCTTGACgttcttcctttttcagttGAGGTGGTAGCTCACTCTTCTTTCATCCCGTGAGTCCCCCAGGTAATACTTGAGTCTATGGCCATTTGCAGTGAAGGTTCTCTGTGTTTTGTCCTCCATGAGCTCCACTTGACCATAGGGGTACACTTTGATGATGGTGAAGGGTCCAGACCATCTAAACTTAAGCTTCCCAGGGAAGAACCTAAGTCTAGAATTGTACAATAACACCTTTTGTCCTTCAGTGAACTCCCTCTTtgctatcttttgatcatgccatctttttgtgTTATCTTTGTAGATCTTTGCATTTTCATATGCTTGGTTCCTAAATTCTTCCAGCTCGTTGAGTTGCCTTTGCCTCTTTTCTCCAGCAGCTTGCCCATCAAAATTCAGTAGTTTTATAGCCCAGAAGGCCCTATGCTCCAGTTCAACTGGCAAGTGGCAAGCCTTGCCAAATACTAGTTAGTATGGTGACATCCCAATGGgggtcttgaaggctgtcctgtaGGCCCAGAGAGCATCGTCTAGTTTCTTAGACCAGTCCTTCCTTGAGCTTCCAACAGTTTTTTCGAGAATCCTTTTTAGCTCCCTGTTGGAAATCTCTGCTTGCCCGTTGGTCTGCGGATGATAAGGGGTTTCCACCTTGTGTTTGACTCCATATCTGAGAAGGAGTGCTTCTAGttatttattgcagaaatgtgtccctccatcactaatgagtgCTCTGGGAACTCcgaacctgctgaaaatgttctttcTCAAGAAGCTCGTTACAACCATGTTGTCATTTGTGGTGGtagcaatagcctccacccacttTGACACATAATCTACAGCCACAAGTATATAACTATTTGAGTAGGAGG includes:
- the LOC130934180 gene encoding uncharacterized protein LOC130934180, which encodes MGPFPSSYSNSYILVAVDYVSKWVEAIATTTNDNMVVTSFLRKNIFSRAFWAIKLLNFDGQAAGEKRQRQLNELEEFRNQAYENAKIYKDNTKRWHDQKIAKREFTEGQKVLLYNSRLRFFPGKLKFRWSGPFTIIKVYPYGQVELMEDKTQRTFTANGHRLKYYLGDSRDERRVSYHLN